From the genome of Meriones unguiculatus strain TT.TT164.6M chromosome 17, Bangor_MerUng_6.1, whole genome shotgun sequence:
CCTCTGGGCAGGGGCATAGGGATCCCTGCTCACAgcaccaggcctggctgcagGGTCCCCTGGTATTGCTGTTGCTACGAGGTTGGGGGTCAGCGACTGTGCTGTGGAAGCCGCGGCCATCTGAGTCAGGACCCTTACTTCTTCTGAGGTGTGCTCAGCTTCTGCATGCCCGGGGCCTTGTCCAGCAGGCCAGGGATGAAGGGCTCAGCGGGTTTGTAACAGTCAACTAACAGCTCCTTGACTCTAGCAGCCCGGGTGTCATCACTTTCCATGTCCAAGAGTTCATCCACATCCATGTGGAGCTCCGGATCTCCAGGCTGAGGCGGCGCTTCCATAGCTCCTTGCGGTCCTACTTGACGGTGACCTTCCCTTGCCATCTCACCAGGCCCCTCCCTGCGCTGCCGCCTCCCAGCTGCCTGCCAGGCTGGCGCCTGGCCACTGTCTCCGCGCCGGGGCAGCTGCAGCATGCGGAGCCCCCGGCTTCCTCAAATACCTTTTTAAACAAGCATTCTTTAGCCCTGTCTTCTCTATCTTTTCAGAAAACTAGGActtctcatttttgttgtttttctttttaaaatatatcagtaaCATTCACCATACCAACTTTTTCTTATTCGttttatgtgtaatatatattatatatacacacatatatatgtgtgttcaaTTGATTTAAAAGTTGATGAAAGTAAAGTGTCAAGTAAAAACAATATGCATTTGATTTAATCATGCCTGACTCTAGTGTCTagatataaacaaaacaaaacaaaacaaaaaaccactttaCCTTGGTTAGAAATCCATATCTTCCAGTCAAATGCTAGGCAATCTGTAGGAGATGGCAATGGTGACAAGGTTCAATGGTGACTGCACCAAGGGCTCCCTTCTTGGGACCCCGCCCAGCTCCCAGTCACTTTGATTCCAAAGTTCAGATACCAACAGTGATGTCACAGGTAGTAAAGGGGCATAGTTGACATCTACAGGGTTGCATTTTGTTTCTCCTCCTATGTGGGTCACCCAGCCGGGTAAAAGAATGACACAGTATCAGAACAACACAACTTCCTATGCTAGGCCGCTTGATAAACTGCATGTCTATTGCAGATCTGACTAGCTTGCTGCACAATGGTAAAGAAAATCACTCGCAGTTTGGTGACTCATGATTCTAGGTAAAGGAACCCCAATCTTATCTCATGTCTTCTGCACCTATAATCTTTAATGCTGTCCTGGTTGCTGGACTACACAAGCTGAGCAAATAGCTTCAAACAAAgccttatttataatttttttttctttcagctccAACTCAACAAGAGCCCTGTCTCAGTCAGAGTTTTGTTGCTTTGAAGAGActctgtgaccaaggcaacttataaaggcaaatatttaaatgaggctggcttacagtttcagaagttcagtccattatcatcatgtcaggaagcttggtgctggaggagccacaagttctacatcttgattggAAGGCAGCCAGCAGGAGACTGGAACTCCACAGTGTTTGAGCAcaggaagcctcaaagcccacagcGGCACacctcttccagcaaggccacacctcctcccaaTGCCACTCCCTCTGGGCCAAGCTGTCAAACACAGAGTCTGTGGGGGCAGTTCCTGTTCAAATCAGAATAAGGACTTAGCACTGTACTTTCTCTAagccagcggttctcaaccttcctaacgctgtgaccctttgacACAGATTCTCATGTTGTGGTAGCCCCGGACactgttattttgctactgttaggaatcatagtGTAACAATCTGCTATGCagtatatctgatatgtgatccccgaaagggtcatgacccacaggttgagaaacatttCTCTATGCTCTCTCTGCTATCACATCAAGGATAGCTATAATTCTTTCTCTCAGACTCCCCccgcccctgtgtgtgtgtgtgtgtgtcctctagTATCACATGTATGCATCTCCACAGTATATAAGAGTAGCCATGATCCCTCATTCCTGTGTCCTGGGCAGCTAGCATTGTGTAACAGCACTTACCACGGGGGATGGATGCACTTGCTTGTTGACCGCGTAGAGAAAAAGTCACAAAAGCTACAAAGTGAACCAAGAAAAGGTATGAGGACAGGCAGCAGGGGGTCTCCTATTCCCATCAAGCTTTAGTTCTCTTTTCACCCAACTTTGTGTATCATTCGCTCCCCCCATCCCCACATGTCACACAGGAGAGAAGACAGGTGCGTTTGGGAAACTCCTCCCCTCTTCTTATCCATCTTGGAGGCATCTGTCCTAAACCTTCCATTGCCAACTGAATACTGACTTAGAAGTCCCCAAATCCCCAGTCACCCAGTCCAACTTTTATCATACTTTAGTAAGATCTATTAGGACACAAGATCAAACTGAGACCTCCTTGAAGGCAGCAGACAATCCTGGCCTCCACCTCTGAACCCTTGAGAACCATGTAGTTTCTGATACATCACAGCCACTCTTGAGTTACTTTAGGGGAACAACTAAGATCCTGAAGTATTAAAGTATAGACACAGGGGGAACACACTTTCATGGAATCTCAAAATAGAAGAACCTGACACTCTTTGAAGGTGTTTGAAGTTTTAGAATGAAATACTGTCTGAATCCAGAGATATTTGGTATGCAGAGATTGTTCTCACTCATGCTAAAAACAGAAgtcaggtttttaaaaataccaGTGACTGGGAGATAAGTCAGCAGGAAACGTCACAGGAACTATACATCTAAGCCAGTGCTGAAGCCTGGGTCAGCAGCTTCAGGGTTTGTGCCTTTTCTTTGTGAGGTGTTTGCCACAACCACCCCAGTAAAAGGTACCGGAAAAGAAGTTGATGAGTCACTGGGGAACAAGATAAGGGAAGCCTGTAGGGTCACAGCTTGCAGAAGTTCAGTTGTTAGTCCCTGAAAGCCCATTATCATTTCAAACATCAGTTTGAATGAGTAAGAAGCTCCTTAATCCCTTCAAGAGGTGCCATATGGAATATTGTTAACTGTGATTATATCTGTAATGCGTACACACCTATACCTATCCTCCAGAGGAGAATTTATAATAGCATTGGTGTTTAACCTtcattaaatatacaaaaattaTGTAGGAATTAAAGCATAACTGCCATGCGACTCGAGGAGGCAAGGGCAGCTGCTGGTTGATATCTCAGAGATCAAAACCGGCTGAAATTAATAATGCAACTGGAAGCTTGCAattgtcagaaaaagaaaaggcagaataAAGTGAATTTGGAGTCTACAGCTGAAGAGGGGAGACATGACTAAAATGTAGATCCTAAATGGGTTTGAGGTTTACCAGACATTGTATTCTTCTTATATTAGCTATTTAAAGAGTATGTATCAATTAATATTAATTCTAGCAAGAAACATCCTCCTAACAGTCCAattgataaaaaacaaacaaacaaacaaacaaacaaaaaaaaacccctgaTGTGTTACAGTTACCCATCTGTTTCCCAAATGCTAACTGTTATTACTTATGAATAATCTCTGTTCTGGCCCATTGCTGTTTTGGAACTGCCACATCATTGCAAGGGTTTTCATGACCTCCATGCACTCTCTGATCTCTTCCCTATTTTCTACGTATATCTAAGGTCTGCAATACCCTTAGAAACTTTCAAGTTCGTACTGCCTGCCTGTCAACATTTCACAATGCTCTTTGGGGGAACAGTGAACTGGCCAGCCAAggattttccttcctctttcgGGATGAAGAAATAAGACTGAGAAAGCATGACACCCATAATGAGTAACTGTTAGTGTTTGCTTGGCATTGTATTAGATATCTTCATGCCCCAGTCATATTCCCTCCACCCGAGTGTTTGTTCTGCCCATTATTGAGTTGACTAGCTCCCCTGGAATCCCTGACATCGAATCTCAGCTGCAGTATGGCTGTCCTGCCTCTTGTCCCATGCATTCTTTACTTTGTAGCAagtctcctgaaaaaaaaataacattggttgaagttagtctcagaaaagactcctgggcccagatttttttggttctgttgctctcctgtagagcgcctgtcccttccaggtctttctatctcccccttctttcataagattccctgcactctgccgaaagtttggctatgagtctcagcatctgctttgataccttgctgggtagagtctttcaaaagccttctgtgggaacagccttaccaggccacagaggaagacaatgcagccagtcctgatgagacctgataggctggggtcagagagaagaggaggaggacctcctatatcagtggactgggagaggggcatgggaggagatgaaggaaggaggatgggattgggaggggatgagcaagggagctacagctaggatacaaagtgaataaagtgtaatttataacaaaaatacatttacaaaaaaaaaaaagaaagctaaaactaaaagagagaaggaggaaactgagaaatggattgctggattggagaaaaaaaaagataacattgaTAGCTCTGCTGTTAATGTTAGCCTATAGGGGTCAGACCACTCCTCATTTTGTGTCTCTAGTCGACAATCCTCAAGGGTATTCTTCACGATTCCCCACCAGGAATAGGTCCTTAATGCCCTGGATGGAAAGTCAACTCAGCAGCACACCCTTGGATTAAGTCTCCCTCCATCCTGTCTCTTttcaggatctctctctctctcttttccctgggTTCACTTCCAAAAAGGCTATGCTTATATGAAATATGTATTCTTTCCATGTTTCTTGGAGTACCCTCATTGAAAATAGGATACAAACATATTCTTTTGACTTCCCGAACCATTTTTCTTATTACCCTAGAAATCACCAGACCTAAAGTTCAATACTTATTATATCCATTTCCAACCTCAGACAAGGCTATAAGATTTAATATTTGAATACAAGTATTTAATCTCTTTATGCCTTTCATGCTTTGTATAAATCAGGTGCCTAGCTCTAGAAAACTGTGGTTACCTTTAAGGCAAGGGTTCCCTAAGAAGAAGAATACATATGTAAAGCAGAGCCTGTCTGCAGGAAACTCAAGATAGTTGGAGTAGCTATCTTTACCCAGTGACATTTCAGTCTGTAGAACTTCCTGGCAGGCTCCTTTTCATCCCGAGTTTTCTAATAAGAAGGCAGACTTTTATTCTTATGGCTTCTTATTTTAGACGTGTGGATGGCTTATTTTAAGCAGCCTCATCGAACAGAGAAgacataaaaatatctttatagATCTAAGGCTTATAATAGAAATAGCATCAATATTTACCAGCTGTaattacatatacacatgtgtatttaTTGAGATTTGCCCTTCAAGGATTTATTGGCGGGGCATGGGCACTCAGAGTTGTTTGCTTCTTGTACAAAAAGGATACTGAGAAAATTAAAAGAAGCCTCCGAGGTGAAATGCATTGATATCAGCATGCTGTATAGCATCGGACTGAGAAAAACTGACTGCGATTCTTGAGTCAGAAAGGATAGATTTAAACATAATAGCCCACGAGGAATTCTTCTATTCACTACACTGGCTATCGGATTAGACGGTCATACTACTTCTGAGATAAGAGCTCCTAACGGTCACTTTATGCATTTGACAGAGAAATATGAAGGGATGTAAACACTGCTGTGCTTATTCCAAAAGACTGAGAAGTAGAGTGTGAAGGTCTGCACGTAAGGAAACATGGCTTCTGCGTCTCAGATCACTTAACTAAGGTGTTTGTCACTCTATTCTACAATTTTCCTCAAAGAAATATATCCGATCTGTGTATCCAGTAAGTCCTCTTTTTTTTCAAAGCAAGTGTAAAATACAGACCTTCTATCAGTAACTACTCCGTGAAATTGGCACTGGCACTGACCATGTATGTGATTAGTAACTTGGTACAAAATAACTTGACAGAAACATGTAATTGCAGTTGAGAGTTTGCTGTTTGGTTGTAGTTTCTTATAGTTTGACTGCACCTTACCAGAGCATAAACATAATAGCAAGTCATTTTACTTGAAAAGagaaaagtaggacataaaactCATAATTACTTTCAACTCTTTAGGGATAAATAtattttggaatttttgtttatctgtctgtttgtttgacaGTGACCTGACCGGAACTGAACCCTGGGTCTTGGGCTTTACTGAACTCTATCTCCAGTCCTCTTTTCActttgatacagggtttcactAAGTTTCCAAGGCTGACTTTGACTTACTCAAGGAGCCTACGCAGGTCTtgaacctgtgatcctcctgcctcagcttatgAAATAGCTGAAGTTATAGGTCTGTGCTGCTGGATCCATCGACACttgctttgaaagaaaaattatttctacttttttttttctctgtagctgcTTGGGGATCTGCAGCCATCACAAACAATATGGCAATTATGAGGTACAGATAAGTTGATTACCAAACAACTACCTCATAGGAAACAAATGATTGTTGATGGCCTTTCCCACAGGACGGCAACAATACCAAAGACAGTAATTTTAGGAACACAAGTTAAAATGTGTAAGACCAGCCCAGATTTCATCTTTGAATTTGGATTAGGAACTCCTTTTTGGTGGTGGTCTTTGACGTTATTTATGATTGGCTACTTGGattgtgaaaagaaaaatggaagcaaGCACTGACTTTGCAAGGTCTGACTTGTGTGGGAAGAAAGACCTTCAAGGAAACAGTGAGAAGAATGCAGAGTTAGAATGAAGGGTGTCCAGGGGACTGCAGAGGCCATTGCTGGTACTCTATCACTAAGCAAAAATGAAGATTCTATGATGACTTTCTTCATGGTAATTGCGCAAAACACATCATTACAAGATTAGTAAACTacaaaaacacaatttaaaaattgatcttaggctggagaggtagctcagtgtaTAAAGTGCTTGCCTCATAAGCATAAGGAGCTGGGTTGCCTCTCCAGAATCTACATAGAAAAACTGGTTTGGGGCAGCAGTGCATATGCTTGTGATGTGAaggctagggaggcagagacattcAGATCCTTGGAGCTTCCTGGCCGTCCAGCTTGGCCAAAGTCGTGGATTACAGAACAGTGAAAGACTCCATTTCTGAAACTGGTAGCCCGCACTTAGATAATAACATATAAGGTTAATTTCTGGACTCCTTACATACTTGCtcattaatacacacacactctctctcacacacacacacacacagcccttgaACCTTCATGTGATTTACTAAGAAAATgaaattcttttatttctgtgaGTCTATTCTTCAACTGATTTCAAATTCTATTGCAGTATAAGTTCTCATACTTATCCCGGCTTTCTTTAAGTCTCCaacattattattaaaatttaattgcTGTTTTCATGAATATTATGGCAAAGGTAAAGTTGTGATAGCACTCTCATCAGTTTAATTTAAGTCCTACAGACTGGACTGTCACTAGTCACTAGCAATATATACTCAGAAAAGGACCAGACAGTCAGAAAGTGAATAGTAGACATTACAAATGGCTTCCAGTCAGCTTTAAATCAGACAGATGAACAATGGGAATCAACAGGATCCAGCAGGATCAACAGTGGAAAAATCTTTCCAACTCAAATTAAGTCTAAGGTGTCAAGTAGTGGCAGACAGGGTGGACTTTATTGGATGTGCATTATGAAGTCTTCATTCTGGGGGAAATTACATACTTGCTCTAGAAACAGGGCAATTATGGGAAATGTTAATGAATACTTTCGCACAAAAGAAGTGTCAAAATAGCAAAGTGGGATTGGATTTTATGAAGAGGTTAATTTCTCAAGTCAGCAAAATATTCACAATGTCAGAACTACTTCTGAAACTTCTTTGTGAAAATCTCTTCTTacaaaatgaccagacagaagcaggagagtctatatatttaaaaaaaaatactattttctttAAGGAATATATGGATACAATACACTTACATGTATTTATGCAATTTGGGGTAAATATAAAATGATTCATTGAGGCTTTATCAAAGGATCTTGGTGTTATTCGTCCATTGTCCCTTCTCCTGTTGTATTGACCTACCCCATCTTCTCCAACTGGAGACTCTTCCTTTTTATTCCATTCCAACTTCCTCTCACCTGTATCCTGCtattcccctcccccaagtcccCCTGACCTATGGCCCCTTTATATTTCACTGGTTTTTGTGGTTATTCTTCATGTATACTCACAAGTGAGGAATTGGATCTGGAGACAAAAGAGAGCATGggacatttgtttttctgggtctgagttatcccattcaatataattttttaggtctattcatttacctgaaaattttatgatttcatctttatttacagctgaatagtattccattgtgtattcataccatgttttcattattcattcatcaaCTGAAGGACATGTTAGGtggtttccatgttctggctctTGTGCTCTTGTGCATAGGGTGGCAATGAACATCTCTGAGCAAGTACCTGTGGATAAGGATGTCaaatcttttgggcatatgcctaggTATGGTATAGTTAGTTAGTTGGTTCTAGTTAAGATTAAATATAaggtatatatgtgcatatatatatatgtgcatatgtacatatgtgttatatgttatacatgtatatatatatataacacatatatacatttttaatacatacatacatacatacatacatatatgtatatatataaaggtTAAGCCACTTGAGCTGACAATGCTTCCTATATAATAACCATAGGGGAACAGAAACCtcagtaccaggcatgagaaCATCTTTCAAATGATCGGTCAGGGTAGTTCAAGTGATTCCCAAAGCCATATACTACAGATGTAGCTGTGGTTGCCTGTTAGGAGCTGAGAGTTAGACCCTACTGATGAGGATACTACACACTTAGAACACAGGACTTTCATGACTAGAGATGGATCAGACTTGAAAGCCTCCTTCCTGTGGTCTAATTCCCATGGTTCCAGATAATCCTATGAAGGCTTCCAAGAGAGGGAAGCATTTAAATAGTCCTACCGGGCTGTAACGTCTATGAACCAGGGCAATTACCAGAGTGACAAGATATAAGAGAGGAGCAATAAGTGACACCTGCTTGTCTGTGGAAACCAACAGCTGTTTagttggacttaaggcccactcacaGGAGGAAAATCAGAGCTGGAAACCTAGCCAGTTTTCTGGCTAGGACTTGGACCTTAGAAAAGAATCTAGTACTGCCT
Proteins encoded in this window:
- the LOC110564068 gene encoding protein phosphatase 1 regulatory subunit 14B-like codes for the protein MLQLPRRGDSGQAPAWQAAGRRQRREGPGEMAREGHRQVGPQGAMEAPPQPGDPELHMDVDELLDMESDDTRAARVKELLVDCYKPAEPFIPGLLDKAPGMQKLSTPQKK